In one window of Hymenobacter nivis DNA:
- a CDS encoding sulfite exporter TauE/SafE family protein has protein sequence MLHYLGYFAAIFIGLALGIMGGGGSILTVPVLVYLMGVSPVLSTAYSLFVVGSTSVVGASGYFRKGLVSLKTAVVFLIPSLVSVFLVRKVLMPAIPHELFTVGRLVFTKDLLVLVAFAVLMVGAATSMIRSRPAAVAVDEEVQPQAFNYPLVLGIGLVVGALTGFVGAGGGFLIIPALVLGARLPMKLAVGTSLAIIALNSLIGFTGDLSAGTPIAWPFLLGFLAFALGGIVLGTYLARFIPGARLKPAFGWFTLAMGTFILTKELLFHHG, from the coding sequence GCGCTCGGCATTATGGGCGGCGGGGGCTCCATCCTCACGGTGCCCGTGCTGGTGTACCTGATGGGCGTGAGCCCGGTGCTGAGCACTGCCTACTCGCTGTTTGTGGTGGGCAGCACGTCGGTGGTGGGGGCCTCGGGCTACTTCCGCAAGGGCCTGGTATCGCTGAAAACGGCCGTGGTATTTCTGATACCCTCGCTGGTATCGGTGTTTCTGGTGCGCAAGGTGCTCATGCCAGCCATTCCGCACGAGCTGTTCACGGTGGGCCGCCTCGTTTTCACCAAAGACCTGCTGGTACTGGTGGCCTTCGCCGTGCTGATGGTGGGGGCGGCCACGTCCATGATTCGCAGCCGGCCGGCCGCGGTGGCGGTCGATGAAGAGGTGCAGCCGCAGGCCTTCAACTACCCGCTCGTGCTGGGCATTGGCCTGGTGGTGGGCGCGCTCACGGGTTTTGTGGGCGCGGGGGGCGGCTTCCTCATTATTCCGGCGCTGGTGCTGGGGGCGCGCCTGCCCATGAAGCTGGCCGTGGGCACCTCGCTGGCCATCATCGCCCTGAACTCGCTCATCGGCTTTACGGGCGATTTGAGCGCGGGCACGCCCATTGCGTGGCCGTTTTTGCTGGGCTTTCTGGCCTTTGCGCTCGGCGGCATCGTGCTGGGCACCTACCTGGCCCGCTTCATTCCGGGGGCCCGGCTGAAGCCGGCATTTGGCTGGTTCACGCTGGCGATGGGCACGTTTATTCTCACCAAAGAGCTGCTGTTTCACCACGGCTAA
- a CDS encoding YeeE/YedE family protein, whose translation MFMLEFLRQPWPWYVAGPLIGLTVPALLLVGNKALGISSSLRHVCAACLPAGIPFLTYNWRAETWNLVFVLGIALGGFLGYRVLGHPAAVNISAATVHDLKTQLHLTDFSGLLPRELFALDNLANWKGWVFLVLGGFLVGFGTRYAGGCTSGHAISGLSNLQWVSLVAVVGFFAGGLVMTWVIYPLLF comes from the coding sequence ATTTTTATGCTTGAATTTCTGCGCCAACCCTGGCCCTGGTACGTGGCCGGGCCGCTCATTGGCCTGACGGTACCGGCGCTGCTACTAGTGGGCAATAAGGCACTAGGTATCAGCAGCTCACTGCGCCATGTGTGCGCGGCCTGCCTACCGGCGGGCATCCCGTTTCTGACCTATAACTGGCGGGCCGAAACCTGGAACCTGGTGTTTGTACTGGGCATTGCGCTGGGCGGCTTCCTCGGCTACCGGGTGCTGGGCCACCCCGCGGCCGTCAACATCTCGGCCGCCACGGTGCACGACCTGAAAACGCAGCTGCACCTCACCGATTTTTCGGGCCTGCTGCCGCGCGAGCTGTTCGCGCTCGACAACCTGGCCAACTGGAAGGGCTGGGTATTTCTGGTGCTGGGCGGCTTTCTGGTGGGCTTTGGTACGCGCTACGCGGGCGGCTGCACCTCGGGCCACGCCATTTCGGGGCTGTCCAACCTGCAATGGGTGTCGCTGGTGGCGGTTGTCGGCTTTTTTGCCGGGGGCCTGGTAATGACATGGGTCATTTACCCGCTGTTGTTTTAA
- a CDS encoding MBL fold metallo-hydrolase: MKIEQFEDKGLAHFSYAILSECAREVVLIDPARNPQPYYDYAQVNAAKIVAVIETHPHADFVSSHLEIAQATGAVIRVSKLLGADYAHEAFDEGDAFTSGKLTFRALNTPGHSPDSISIVLAREGQDVAVFTGDTLFIGDVGRPDLREKAGNTTAKREELARQLYHSLREKLLPLAAAVLVYPAHGAGSLCGKALSGANSSTIGTEKTGNPMLRPLGEEAFIKELLADQPFIPKYFGYDVALNKAGAPAYAPSVQRVPRLAAGTALAAGAVVIDARPEAVFKKGHVAGAINIQQGGKFETWLGSIVGPEESFYLLATDAATREDLIQKTAKIGYEPLLAGALVGTPATGATMPVLDVEQFRQHPERYTIVDIRNPVEHRDEPIFTGSLSIPLPELRERAPEIPTGKPVVVHCAGGYRSAAGSSIVAAALPGTEVLDLGEAVKSFQPATAAH, from the coding sequence ATGAAAATCGAACAGTTTGAAGACAAGGGCCTGGCCCATTTCTCCTACGCCATTCTGAGCGAGTGTGCCCGCGAAGTTGTGCTCATCGACCCGGCCCGCAACCCGCAGCCCTACTACGACTACGCCCAGGTGAATGCCGCTAAAATCGTGGCCGTTATCGAAACCCATCCCCACGCCGACTTCGTGAGCAGCCATCTCGAAATTGCGCAGGCCACCGGGGCCGTTATCCGCGTGAGCAAGCTGCTGGGGGCCGATTACGCCCACGAGGCCTTTGACGAGGGCGATGCTTTTACCAGCGGCAAGCTCACGTTTCGGGCCCTGAACACGCCCGGCCACTCGCCCGATTCCATCAGCATTGTGCTGGCCCGCGAGGGCCAGGATGTGGCCGTATTCACCGGCGACACGCTTTTCATCGGCGACGTGGGCCGGCCCGACCTGCGTGAAAAGGCCGGCAACACCACGGCCAAGCGCGAGGAGCTGGCCCGACAGCTCTACCACAGCCTGCGCGAAAAGCTGCTGCCGCTGGCCGCTGCCGTGCTGGTGTACCCCGCCCACGGCGCGGGCAGCCTCTGCGGCAAGGCCCTAAGCGGAGCCAATAGCAGCACCATCGGGACCGAGAAAACCGGTAACCCCATGCTGCGCCCGCTGGGCGAGGAAGCTTTCATCAAAGAGCTACTGGCCGACCAGCCCTTCATTCCCAAATACTTCGGCTACGATGTGGCCCTCAACAAGGCCGGTGCGCCCGCCTATGCGCCGAGCGTGCAGCGGGTGCCGCGCCTGGCTGCCGGCACGGCGCTGGCCGCCGGGGCCGTGGTAATAGACGCGCGCCCCGAGGCTGTATTCAAAAAAGGCCACGTGGCCGGGGCCATCAACATCCAGCAGGGCGGCAAGTTCGAGACCTGGCTGGGCTCCATTGTGGGGCCGGAAGAGTCGTTTTACCTCCTCGCCACCGACGCGGCAACGCGGGAAGACCTGATTCAGAAAACGGCCAAAATCGGCTACGAGCCGCTGCTTGCGGGCGCGCTTGTGGGCACCCCAGCCACCGGGGCCACAATGCCGGTGCTCGACGTGGAGCAGTTTCGCCAGCATCCGGAGCGCTACACCATCGTGGATATCCGCAACCCGGTGGAGCACCGCGACGAGCCCATTTTCACGGGCTCCCTCAGCATTCCGCTGCCCGAGCTGCGCGAGCGGGCCCCCGAGATTCCGACTGGCAAGCCGGTGGTGGTGCATTGCGCGGGCGGCTACCGCTCAGCGGCCGGCAGCAGCATCGTGGCCGCCGCCCTGCCCGGCACCGAAGTGCTGGATTTGGGCGAGGCCGTGAAGTCCTTCCAGCCAGCCACGGCGGCGCACTAA
- a CDS encoding class I SAM-dependent methyltransferase: MGAISPSAVNFWNVRYAEEAYAYGTEPNAYFRQRLDALPPGRLLLLAEGEGRNAVYAAQCGWEVTAVDFSAEARAKALRLAGAQGVRLDYQVAGLMALGWRRPGHYDAVGFIYAHLAPADRRAVHAAAAASLAPGGHLFLETFSPQQLGLPSGGPRVAGIRYEPAALAGDFAGLALLENQTLGVMLREGSFHAGPASVVRLLATRPASREALTESDYPI, translated from the coding sequence ATGGGAGCCATTTCCCCGAGTGCCGTCAATTTCTGGAATGTGCGCTACGCGGAGGAAGCCTACGCTTACGGCACCGAGCCGAACGCCTACTTCCGCCAGCGGCTCGATGCGCTGCCGCCCGGCCGCCTGCTGCTACTGGCCGAGGGTGAGGGCCGCAACGCGGTGTACGCCGCCCAGTGCGGCTGGGAGGTAACCGCCGTGGATTTCAGCGCTGAGGCCCGCGCCAAGGCTCTGCGGCTGGCCGGGGCCCAGGGCGTGCGCCTCGACTACCAGGTGGCCGGCCTCATGGCCCTGGGCTGGCGGCGCCCCGGCCACTACGATGCCGTGGGCTTCATTTACGCCCACCTGGCGCCGGCCGATCGCCGGGCGGTGCACGCCGCCGCGGCCGCCAGCCTGGCCCCCGGCGGCCACCTATTCTTGGAGACCTTCAGCCCGCAGCAGCTGGGCTTGCCCTCGGGCGGCCCGCGCGTGGCTGGCATACGCTACGAGCCGGCAGCGCTGGCCGGAGACTTTGCCGGGCTCGCCCTACTCGAAAATCAAACGCTGGGCGTGATGCTGCGCGAAGGCAGCTTCCATGCCGGCCCGGCCAGTGTGGTGCGCCTGCTGGCCACGCGCCCCGCCTCCCGCGAAGCGCTTACCGAATCTGATTACCCGATATGA
- a CDS encoding c-type cytochrome, translated as MKPTEERVLLPGLVRLLMLLTAALVLVVVVVIIQFYGPVAASAPVANEATDGPPLPGSYHRPAVRAPDTATIPSTAAGRQVRYGRELIAHTARYLGPQGSVAHLTNGMNCQNCHLQAGTQGFANNYLAVAATYPKLRARSGTVVSIEQRVADCMEHSLNGRAVPDSSREMRAIVAYITWLGQGIPKGKKVYGTGFVKLPYLARAANQVVGKAVFATKCQRCHGPAGQGQPLADNTGYQYPPLWGPNSYNDGAGLFRVTNLARYVKAAMPFGATFDQPQLTNEQAWDVAAFVNSQPRPHLATPHDWPDISKKPVDQPHGPYADKFSEKQHKYGPYQPIEDAHPQPAKAN; from the coding sequence ATGAAACCCACGGAAGAACGGGTGCTGCTACCCGGCCTGGTGCGCCTGCTGATGCTGCTGACGGCGGCCCTGGTGCTGGTGGTGGTGGTGGTCATCATTCAGTTTTATGGCCCAGTGGCCGCGTCCGCCCCGGTGGCCAACGAAGCCACCGACGGCCCTCCCCTACCCGGCAGCTACCACCGCCCGGCCGTTCGGGCCCCCGATACAGCCACGATTCCATCCACGGCGGCCGGCCGCCAGGTTCGCTACGGGCGGGAGCTGATTGCGCACACAGCCCGGTACCTGGGGCCCCAAGGCTCGGTGGCCCACCTCACCAACGGCATGAACTGCCAGAATTGCCACCTGCAGGCCGGCACCCAGGGCTTTGCCAACAACTACCTGGCCGTGGCCGCCACCTACCCCAAGCTGCGCGCCCGCTCGGGCACGGTGGTGAGCATTGAGCAGCGCGTGGCCGACTGCATGGAGCACAGCCTCAACGGCCGGGCCGTGCCCGACAGCAGCCGCGAGATGCGCGCCATCGTGGCCTACATCACGTGGCTGGGGCAGGGCATTCCCAAGGGGAAAAAGGTGTACGGCACGGGCTTCGTTAAACTGCCCTACCTCGCCCGGGCGGCCAACCAGGTGGTAGGCAAGGCCGTGTTTGCCACCAAGTGCCAGCGCTGCCACGGCCCCGCCGGGCAAGGCCAGCCGCTGGCCGATAATACGGGCTACCAGTACCCGCCGCTCTGGGGCCCCAACAGCTACAACGACGGCGCGGGCCTGTTCCGGGTCACCAACCTGGCGCGCTATGTGAAGGCAGCCATGCCCTTCGGGGCCACCTTCGACCAGCCGCAGCTCACCAACGAGCAGGCTTGGGACGTGGCGGCGTTCGTGAATTCGCAGCCCCGCCCGCACCTGGCCACGCCCCACGACTGGCCCGACATCAGCAAGAAGCCGGTGGACCAGCCCCACGGGCCCTACGCCGATAAGTTTTCGGAAAAGCAGCACAAGTACGGCCCCTACCAGCCCATCGAGGACGCGCACCCCCAACCCGCCAAAGCCAACTGA
- a CDS encoding rhodanese-like domain-containing protein, producing MFSISQAPAPAYQNLTPAQFAEGLRQSGAVLLDVRRPDGFTAGHLPSAVNIDVTAPDFGLRLVALAKNRPTNMYCRSGARSARAAEQLTKAGFSHISNLLGGVLGWPEPLTTK from the coding sequence ATGTTCAGTATTTCGCAAGCTCCCGCTCCGGCTTATCAAAACCTGACGCCTGCGCAATTCGCCGAGGGCCTGCGCCAGTCCGGCGCGGTGCTCCTGGACGTGCGCCGGCCCGACGGATTCACCGCCGGCCATCTGCCTAGCGCAGTCAACATCGACGTTACCGCACCCGACTTCGGACTGCGCTTAGTGGCACTCGCCAAAAACCGGCCCACCAACATGTACTGCCGCAGCGGGGCCCGCTCGGCCAGAGCGGCTGAGCAGCTCACCAAGGCCGGCTTCTCCCACATCAGCAACCTGCTGGGCGGGGTGCTCGGCTGGCCCGAGCCGCTGACGACCAAATAG
- a CDS encoding DUF6691 family protein, with protein MKYLKYLLLGTLFGIVLTKSEVISWFRIQEMFRFQAFHMYGVIGSAIVVGIVSIQLIKRNHLTTIAGEPIVIADKKFNHGIWIGGFIFGLGWAITGACPGPLFAQLGSGVGAAAVLILAALAGTWTYGALREKLPY; from the coding sequence ATGAAATATCTTAAATACCTGCTACTGGGCACGTTGTTCGGCATCGTGCTCACCAAGAGCGAAGTCATCAGCTGGTTTCGGATTCAAGAAATGTTCCGCTTCCAGGCGTTCCATATGTACGGCGTCATCGGGTCGGCCATTGTGGTTGGCATAGTTTCGATTCAGCTCATCAAGCGCAACCACCTCACAACCATCGCTGGCGAGCCCATCGTTATTGCCGACAAAAAATTCAATCACGGCATTTGGATTGGGGGCTTTATTTTCGGGCTCGGTTGGGCCATTACCGGGGCCTGCCCCGGCCCGCTGTTTGCGCAGCTGGGCAGCGGCGTGGGCGCGGCCGCCGTCCTGATTCTGGCCGCGCTGGCCGGCACCTGGACCTATGGCGCCCTGCGCGAAAAACTGCCTTACTGA